The following proteins are co-located in the bacterium genome:
- a CDS encoding penicillin-binding protein activator yields MTRAISFRKLITVAIFIVLSGCSSSEIANPFSESNSTTTPVQQIVVKAPWEAGELSADGKRLAELLKTGNSDGVLNLLAGLSQSTGQKPDMLAPEYAIMAAYAYLHKRDFDQSLAWFGVTLQQKSEGWIAKAAAAEVKKILQGLYPTNFSAALQRWNSHRIISGFVFDEKMRRDAGGTPLVANFEAYFLPQTYAAKSQVVAAAALNLQQPSDGVIRIGVILPLSGKYAAHGLQVRHGIELALQEATERGVKVEPLFVDGETTPEQARAEYLRLVTQDKCAVVLGPLQARAAESVAEASVTTGIPFITFTKRPNITDLSPAVFQLGATAENQISELLNFATRQLGMTRFGLVSPVGETHQELKNAFIQGLTSVGAELVGSVSYLPGDENSVTQALDAFRGSAEMRPPQAIFVADTLQGARSFVELLKSSQLRDTVLLGSALWDDEKSIRAFGKALTGAYFVSAFFTKGQNPSIQAFKDKFFMQFQGQPELLAAQGYDATSLLLQQISANNNSQQIAEGIKKTQEFMGVTGKLNVEPTGEINRSMVVVSLNNGEVSEATTSSGLPPARRVLTAPGQNDNSQGYQGQAQGADTRLGEKSGFYGTQENTQQYSAQANAGSQTPYYRATSDTAHID; encoded by the coding sequence ACTGATTACTGTTGCAATCTTTATCGTCCTATCGGGCTGCTCTTCCAGTGAGATTGCTAATCCATTTTCAGAATCTAATAGCACTACAACTCCAGTCCAGCAGATTGTAGTTAAAGCACCTTGGGAAGCTGGTGAATTATCAGCTGACGGCAAACGTCTTGCGGAATTACTTAAAACGGGAAATTCGGATGGAGTTTTGAATCTACTTGCTGGACTAAGCCAGTCTACTGGGCAAAAGCCCGACATGCTAGCTCCTGAATATGCAATCATGGCCGCGTATGCCTACTTACATAAACGCGATTTTGACCAAAGCCTTGCCTGGTTTGGCGTAACGCTCCAACAAAAAAGTGAAGGCTGGATCGCCAAGGCTGCTGCTGCTGAAGTTAAGAAAATTCTCCAGGGTTTATATCCAACAAATTTTTCTGCTGCCCTGCAACGTTGGAACTCTCACCGCATTATTTCCGGCTTTGTCTTCGATGAGAAAATGCGCCGCGATGCTGGAGGCACTCCTCTGGTTGCCAATTTTGAAGCTTATTTCCTACCGCAAACTTACGCCGCAAAGTCGCAAGTTGTTGCAGCAGCGGCCTTAAATCTTCAGCAACCGAGCGATGGAGTAATCCGCATCGGAGTAATCTTACCACTGTCAGGAAAGTATGCCGCACACGGACTCCAGGTCCGTCACGGCATTGAACTTGCATTGCAGGAGGCTACGGAGCGCGGAGTAAAAGTCGAACCGCTTTTTGTCGATGGTGAGACGACTCCCGAGCAGGCGCGTGCGGAATACTTACGCCTGGTTACTCAAGACAAATGCGCAGTTGTGCTTGGTCCACTTCAGGCGCGAGCTGCGGAAAGTGTGGCTGAGGCCTCTGTTACGACCGGCATTCCCTTTATTACTTTTACAAAACGCCCTAACATTACCGATCTTTCTCCTGCAGTGTTTCAGCTTGGCGCAACGGCTGAAAACCAGATTTCAGAGTTACTTAACTTTGCTACGCGGCAACTTGGAATGACGCGTTTTGGTTTAGTTTCGCCGGTAGGGGAAACTCATCAAGAGTTAAAAAATGCGTTTATACAAGGCTTAACTAGTGTCGGCGCTGAGCTTGTTGGTAGTGTCAGTTATCTTCCTGGCGATGAGAATTCTGTGACCCAAGCTTTAGATGCTTTTCGTGGCTCGGCAGAAATGCGCCCGCCTCAGGCAATTTTTGTGGCAGACACACTGCAAGGCGCGCGAAGTTTTGTTGAACTCTTAAAATCCTCTCAATTACGCGACACGGTTTTACTTGGCTCAGCACTCTGGGACGACGAGAAATCAATCCGTGCATTTGGCAAAGCACTGACTGGGGCATATTTTGTTTCAGCATTTTTTACGAAAGGGCAAAATCCCTCAATCCAGGCCTTTAAAGATAAATTCTTTATGCAGTTTCAAGGCCAGCCTGAGCTACTTGCCGCCCAAGGATATGACGCTACCAGCTTACTTCTGCAGCAAATCAGTGCAAATAATAATTCTCAACAAATTGCTGAGGGAATTAAGAAAACCCAAGAATTTATGGGTGTTACTGGAAAGCTCAATGTTGAGCCTACAGGAGAAATAAATCGATCTATGGTGGTTGTGAGTCTAAATAATGGGGAAGTAAGCGAGGCGACTACAAGTTCGGGCTTACCTCCTGCGCGACGCGTGCTTACGGCCCCAGGCCAGAATGACAATAGTCAAGGCTATCAGGGTCAGGCACAAGGCGCAGACACGCGACTAGGAGAGAAATCAGGTTTTTATGGCACGCAAGAAAACACGCAACAGTATTCGGCGCAAGCAAACGCAGGCAGCCAAACCCCGTACTACCGGGCAACGTCCGACACGGCGCACATCGACTGA
- the lon gene encoding endopeptidase La → MARKKTRNSIRRKQTQAAKPRTTGQRPTRRTSTEILPYIPVRELICFPGSMIPVTLFDSPHVRGVNAALKGAKEIILVNQIADDHNEALTADHVLPVAVVCRIVNSMHMPSSELRIRLQVLSRAKVHKVTQSGTYPRVQITRLANNHPQKLSREQQKLISSVQNKFTQLSQIDENASAYELMVQDTYEPGELADLVAMALPLEYKDAEPIYLECDAFKRLDAVAKILASHLDLVSIRERISDRARKELTKSEHETLLREQIRQIQAELGEETDDTDELETLEQQLKKSKMPPAVKTEATKQLRRLKQLHPDTSEAALARTYIDWMVDLPWATRTKDSLDVKTARQILDEDHYGLEKTKERILDCLAVGRLKKNMRGPILLFVGPPGVGKTSLGRSIARALGRKFVRASVGGLRDEAEIRGHRRTYVGALPGRIIQGLKTAQSKNPVFILDEIDKIGSDFRGDPASVLLEVLDPAQNANFEDHYLNVPFDLSEVMFIATANVTDNIPSALLDRMEIIEIPGYTAEEKIEIAKRYIVPRERSENGLDKIIDGKHDFQIPEKSIQFVIEGYTRESGVRELTRTISSICRKVARLAAEGQDLPRTITPQVIEKFLGPVMFIADRKLKDPQVGVVTGLAWTPVGGEILTIEVSSTPGKGQLSLTGQLGEVMRESAMAALTYVQASAEELGINPEIFEKVNLHVHVPHGAIPKDGPSAGTAIATALVSVLTGKPISNNIAMTGEVTLRGNVLAVGGVREKALAALRADIPVVIIPEDNKRELVEYPEYLKSKVTFVPVKTVTEVIKLALSEQVHNLTETVHVSKPTILKK, encoded by the coding sequence ATGGCACGCAAGAAAACACGCAACAGTATTCGGCGCAAGCAAACGCAGGCAGCCAAACCCCGTACTACCGGGCAACGTCCGACACGGCGCACATCGACTGAAATACTTCCTTATATCCCGGTGCGGGAACTGATCTGCTTCCCGGGAAGTATGATCCCTGTAACGCTCTTTGATTCTCCACATGTGCGTGGAGTTAATGCCGCGCTGAAAGGTGCAAAAGAAATTATCCTCGTCAATCAAATTGCTGACGATCATAATGAAGCACTTACGGCCGATCATGTGCTGCCCGTTGCTGTTGTTTGTCGAATCGTCAATAGCATGCACATGCCCAGTTCAGAGTTACGCATCCGTTTACAAGTGCTTAGCCGCGCCAAGGTGCATAAGGTTACACAAAGTGGCACATATCCACGCGTACAAATTACTCGCTTGGCGAATAACCATCCGCAGAAACTTAGTCGCGAACAGCAAAAGCTTATTTCGAGCGTGCAAAATAAATTCACGCAATTAAGCCAGATTGATGAAAACGCTTCTGCATACGAATTGATGGTGCAAGATACTTATGAACCAGGCGAGCTTGCCGACCTTGTGGCGATGGCACTGCCGCTGGAATACAAAGATGCCGAACCAATTTATCTAGAATGCGACGCTTTTAAGCGCCTTGATGCAGTGGCAAAGATCTTAGCTTCACACCTAGATCTAGTTTCTATTCGCGAACGGATTTCTGACCGCGCACGCAAGGAGCTTACTAAGAGTGAACACGAGACTTTACTGCGCGAGCAAATTCGTCAGATTCAAGCTGAACTTGGCGAAGAAACTGATGACACTGACGAACTTGAAACACTCGAGCAGCAGTTGAAAAAAAGTAAAATGCCGCCTGCAGTAAAAACTGAGGCAACCAAGCAATTGCGACGCTTAAAGCAATTACATCCTGACACGAGTGAAGCTGCGCTGGCGCGCACCTATATTGACTGGATGGTGGATTTACCTTGGGCGACGCGCACAAAAGATAGCCTTGATGTTAAAACTGCTCGTCAGATTCTGGATGAGGATCATTATGGCCTGGAAAAAACCAAGGAACGTATTCTTGATTGTCTTGCTGTAGGTAGACTCAAGAAGAACATGCGTGGCCCAATTCTTTTATTTGTTGGTCCTCCAGGTGTAGGAAAAACTTCTCTCGGTCGCTCGATTGCGCGCGCTTTAGGGCGTAAATTTGTGCGCGCTTCTGTCGGAGGACTACGTGATGAAGCTGAAATTCGTGGGCATCGCCGCACCTATGTTGGAGCTCTGCCTGGGCGCATTATTCAAGGTTTAAAAACTGCACAAAGTAAGAATCCAGTTTTTATACTGGATGAAATTGATAAAATCGGCTCGGATTTTAGAGGCGACCCAGCTTCGGTGTTACTTGAAGTTTTAGATCCTGCGCAAAACGCCAACTTTGAAGACCATTACTTAAACGTGCCCTTTGATTTATCCGAAGTGATGTTCATTGCAACTGCAAATGTCACCGATAACATTCCTTCAGCCTTACTTGACCGCATGGAAATTATCGAAATCCCCGGTTATACCGCAGAGGAGAAGATCGAAATTGCCAAGCGTTATATTGTCCCCCGCGAACGATCCGAAAATGGGCTTGATAAAATTATCGACGGTAAGCATGATTTCCAGATTCCGGAAAAATCCATTCAGTTTGTAATTGAAGGCTATACGAGGGAGAGTGGGGTGCGTGAATTGACGCGCACGATTAGTTCAATTTGCCGCAAAGTTGCGCGCCTCGCAGCTGAGGGTCAAGATTTACCGCGCACAATTACTCCGCAAGTGATCGAGAAATTCCTCGGCCCAGTGATGTTTATTGCCGACCGCAAACTCAAAGATCCGCAGGTTGGCGTGGTCACAGGACTTGCTTGGACGCCAGTTGGTGGGGAAATCCTCACAATCGAAGTTTCCTCAACCCCAGGTAAAGGGCAACTTTCACTTACTGGGCAACTGGGTGAAGTCATGCGTGAGTCTGCGATGGCGGCTTTAACTTACGTGCAAGCTAGTGCAGAGGAGCTGGGTATTAATCCGGAAATTTTTGAGAAAGTTAATCTGCATGTGCATGTTCCGCACGGCGCAATCCCCAAAGATGGGCCATCTGCGGGGACAGCAATCGCAACAGCCTTAGTGTCTGTGCTGACTGGAAAACCGATTTCTAACAATATTGCGATGACTGGTGAAGTGACCTTGCGTGGCAATGTGCTTGCAGTTGGTGGAGTGCGCGAGAAGGCTTTGGCGGCATTACGCGCCGACATTCCGGTTGTGATTATTCCTGAAGATAATAAACGCGAGCTGGTGGAATATCCTGAGTATTTAAAGTCTAAGGTGACATTTGTGCCGGTGAAGACTGTAACTGAGGTGATTAAGCTAGCCTTATCAGAACAGGTGCATAATTTGACGGAAACTGTACACGTCTCCAAACCCACGATTTTGAAAAAGTAA